In bacterium, a single window of DNA contains:
- a CDS encoding serine/threonine-protein phosphatase, whose product MSNENSTKKNDPGIFNTIRHDVQSGGHFDNIRREYRELRDFYIDTEKKSRLVEMNVIKRWIFFVWWLLKSMFFKLTPTRRLLLLLGIFFTNAGFAIQLGNARINDNNLLGGILILFVLLLELKDKLLAHSELESGRKVQQALAPERCPQVSGWSLWLYTRPANEVGGDLVDFLRISPERAGLIMADVAGKGLRAALLTAKLQATVRALASDHDSLSAFCSKVNAIFHRDSLPSIFASLLYIEIKPEENQIRFVNAGHMPPLVISAQGVKELSRGELALGLSNKTDYSEQTIELQRGEVLFAYSDGLTEGCNEAGEFYGTERLTKLLSQIGHFDAQHIGETVTNQLGRFVGDARANDDLSLLIVKRL is encoded by the coding sequence AAACGATCCCGGGATATTCAATACGATCCGTCACGACGTTCAATCCGGCGGGCACTTTGACAATATCCGGCGGGAGTATCGTGAATTGCGCGATTTCTATATTGATACCGAAAAAAAATCCAGACTGGTTGAAATGAATGTGATCAAACGCTGGATTTTCTTTGTATGGTGGCTGCTGAAAAGCATGTTCTTCAAACTTACGCCAACCAGGCGCCTGTTGCTCCTGCTCGGTATATTCTTTACCAATGCGGGCTTTGCCATTCAGCTCGGGAACGCAAGGATCAACGATAATAATTTGCTTGGCGGAATTTTGATCTTGTTCGTGCTGTTGCTTGAATTAAAGGATAAACTGCTGGCGCACAGCGAACTGGAATCCGGACGTAAGGTCCAGCAAGCGCTTGCACCGGAACGCTGCCCGCAGGTTTCCGGATGGTCGCTATGGCTCTATACGCGGCCGGCTAATGAAGTGGGCGGCGATCTGGTTGATTTTCTTCGCATCAGTCCGGAACGCGCCGGCCTAATCATGGCGGATGTAGCGGGCAAAGGCCTTCGCGCGGCATTGCTTACTGCAAAGCTTCAGGCTACCGTACGTGCGCTCGCATCCGATCACGATTCATTATCGGCATTTTGTTCCAAGGTCAACGCGATTTTTCATCGCGATAGTCTTCCGAGTATTTTTGCTTCGCTGTTATACATCGAAATCAAACCCGAAGAGAATCAGATACGATTCGTAAATGCAGGGCACATGCCGCCGCTGGTCATTTCCGCTCAAGGGGTCAAGGAATTATCAAGAGGCGAACTCGCGCTTGGGTTATCCAATAAAACAGATTATTCTGAACAGACAATCGAACTGCAACGCGGCGAGGTTTTATTTGCGTATTCCGACGGGCTGACAGAAGGGTGCAATGAAGCAGGTGAATTTTACGGAACGGAACGTCTCACAAAACTGTTGTCACAGATCGGCCATTTCGATGCGCAGCATATCGGGGAAACGGTAACAAACCAACTTGGCCGTTTTGTGGGCGATGCAAGAGCAAATGATGATCTGTCGTTGTTGATCGTGAAGCGGTTGTGA